A window of the Pseudoalteromonas sp. A25 genome harbors these coding sequences:
- a CDS encoding HesA/MoeB/ThiF family protein, giving the protein MALDDKERLRYSRHLLLKEVGEQGQLKLKSSHIAVVGCGGLGSPALFYLAASGAGTLTFIDDDEVELSNLQRQILYKVSHIGQRKSQAASKVLASLNNSIGLNPVCTKLTSDNVEAVLKNADIVLDCSDNFETRYLLNRYCMTHKKVLISGAAMATSGQIMCFDFRESGPCYACIFPSNDKVEYPNCDNFGVLSPLLGVIGAQQALLAMNTILGHHNGSFFASVDGLTLSQNIWKVGKDCRCAVCA; this is encoded by the coding sequence ATGGCGTTAGATGATAAAGAGCGGCTGAGGTACAGCCGTCACTTGTTACTCAAAGAAGTGGGAGAGCAAGGGCAGCTCAAGCTCAAAAGTAGCCACATAGCAGTGGTTGGCTGTGGAGGTTTGGGCAGCCCCGCACTATTTTATTTGGCAGCCAGTGGCGCAGGTACACTCACTTTTATTGATGATGATGAAGTTGAGTTGTCGAATTTACAAAGGCAGATTTTGTATAAAGTCAGTCATATAGGGCAACGAAAAAGCCAAGCTGCAAGTAAAGTGTTGGCGAGTCTTAATAACAGCATTGGGCTCAATCCGGTGTGTACCAAACTGACCTCTGACAATGTGGAAGCTGTGCTAAAAAATGCCGATATCGTGCTTGATTGTAGCGACAACTTCGAGACCCGTTATTTGTTAAACCGTTACTGTATGACACATAAAAAAGTGCTGATCTCTGGCGCTGCGATGGCAACGTCTGGTCAAATCATGTGCTTTGATTTTCGAGAAAGTGGACCTTGTTATGCTTGTATTTTTCCAAGTAACGACAAAGTTGAGTATCCAAACTGTGATAATTTTGGTGTGTTAAGCCCGCTTCTGGGGGTAATTGGTGCCCAGCAAGCGCTGTTGGCAATGAATACAATTTTAGGCCATCACAATGGCAGTTTTTTTGCCAGTGTTGATGGTTTAACATTAAGCCAGAATATTTGGAA
- the thiD gene encoding bifunctional hydroxymethylpyrimidine kinase/phosphomethylpyrimidine kinase, whose product MAQVVWSIAGSDSGGGAGIQADIKAMQSFGVHACTAITALTAQNSLGVEAINSVATDVIESQLQALATDMPAHVIKIGMLANVQQIQLIAEHLNHYKQKWGQPPIVVYDPVAIATSGDKLTEEDTVDALKTHLLPLVDVITPNTHEIQLLTGVYLIGPDAVREAAQKLVEMGVKSVVVKGGHWDYPKGYCVDFCLWQGQEYWLGNEAINTPHTHGTGCSLSSAIAACLAKGYPLKDAFILAKAYINQGLHEAIRYGEGIGPVAQTGFPTNLAYYPQVIEAGSWLADELDFAQPNPFNFAAGFADTGGELGLYAVVDSVDWVEKCLLAGVQTVQLRVKNADSETLEAEIQTAITLGRKYQARVFINDYWQLAIKYGAYGVHLGQEDLSEANLKAIQEAGLRLGVSTHGFYEMLRAHNYRPSYLAFGAIYPTATKDMTGQIQGLEKLSHFVPLMAEHYPTVAIGGIDLSVASEVVKTGVGSIAVVRAITESDNHVKAIEQLQACLKSA is encoded by the coding sequence ATGGCACAGGTAGTTTGGAGTATTGCAGGATCAGACTCGGGTGGCGGTGCTGGTATTCAAGCGGATATAAAAGCGATGCAAAGCTTTGGCGTGCACGCTTGCACGGCCATTACCGCATTAACTGCTCAAAATAGCCTCGGCGTTGAGGCGATTAATTCGGTGGCAACAGATGTCATCGAATCACAACTGCAAGCTTTGGCAACAGACATGCCTGCACATGTAATAAAAATTGGTATGTTGGCCAATGTTCAGCAAATTCAACTCATCGCTGAGCATCTTAACCACTATAAGCAAAAGTGGGGGCAACCTCCGATAGTTGTGTATGACCCGGTTGCAATTGCAACCAGTGGCGATAAGTTAACTGAAGAAGACACGGTTGATGCACTAAAAACACACTTGCTACCGCTTGTTGATGTGATAACACCCAATACCCATGAAATTCAGCTTTTAACAGGGGTGTATTTAATAGGCCCTGATGCAGTTCGAGAGGCTGCGCAAAAGTTAGTTGAAATGGGGGTGAAATCTGTCGTAGTAAAGGGCGGGCATTGGGATTATCCGAAAGGGTACTGTGTAGACTTTTGTCTTTGGCAAGGGCAAGAGTATTGGCTTGGGAATGAAGCGATAAATACCCCACATACGCATGGTACGGGCTGTAGTTTATCGTCTGCGATCGCTGCGTGTTTAGCAAAAGGTTACCCATTAAAAGACGCTTTTATATTGGCGAAAGCCTATATAAATCAAGGCTTGCATGAAGCAATTCGCTATGGTGAAGGCATTGGCCCCGTTGCACAAACAGGTTTTCCTACCAACTTAGCGTATTATCCACAAGTGATAGAAGCGGGCAGTTGGCTTGCAGATGAGCTGGATTTTGCACAGCCCAATCCATTTAACTTTGCAGCGGGTTTCGCTGACACCGGTGGTGAACTCGGTCTTTATGCCGTTGTTGATAGTGTTGATTGGGTTGAAAAGTGTTTATTGGCAGGTGTACAGACAGTACAGCTTAGGGTTAAAAATGCCGACTCCGAGACGCTTGAAGCCGAGATTCAGACGGCCATTACTTTAGGCCGAAAATACCAAGCGCGTGTATTTATTAATGACTACTGGCAATTAGCGATTAAGTATGGTGCTTATGGTGTTCACTTGGGACAAGAAGATCTCAGTGAAGCCAATTTAAAAGCCATTCAGGAAGCTGGGCTTAGACTCGGTGTGTCTACGCACGGTTTTTACGAAATGCTCAGAGCACATAATTATCGACCTAGTTACCTTGCATTTGGCGCGATTTACCCAACGGCCACCAAAGATATGACTGGGCAGATCCAAGGCTTAGAAAAACTGTCACACTTTGTGCCTTTAATGGCTGAGCATTATCCAACGGTAGCAATTGGGGGAATTGATTTGTCAGTGGCCTCTGAAGTGGTAAAAACAGGCGTAGGCAGTATTGCAGTGGTGAGGGCGATCACTGAGTCTGATAACCATGTCAAAGCAATCGAGCAGCTGCAAGCGTGTTTAAAGAGTGCATAA
- a CDS encoding thiazole synthase, translated as MKADKPLNIYGESFESRLLIGSALYPSPQIMQEAICASQSQIVTVSLRRQNTVSAGGDFWQLIKDTGLTVLPNTAGCHSVKEAVTLAQMCREVFATNWIKLELIGDEYNLQPDPVALLEATEILLQDGFKVLPYCTDDLVLCQRLAALGCEVLMPWGAPIGTGKGLLNPYNLSMIRQRLPDMTLIVDAGLGLPSHACQALEIGYDAVLLNSAIAGAGCPVKMANAFNHAVRAGRAAYVAQAMPEKEVAAPSTPTMGMPFWHQSN; from the coding sequence ATGAAAGCTGATAAACCACTTAATATTTATGGAGAAAGCTTTGAGAGTCGTTTGTTGATTGGCTCTGCGTTGTACCCATCCCCACAGATTATGCAAGAAGCTATCTGTGCCTCACAATCGCAAATTGTGACGGTGTCTTTACGCCGTCAAAACACGGTCTCTGCAGGGGGCGATTTTTGGCAACTGATCAAAGATACCGGGTTGACTGTGCTTCCAAATACAGCAGGATGCCACAGCGTTAAAGAGGCGGTAACATTGGCACAGATGTGCAGAGAAGTATTCGCTACGAATTGGATCAAACTAGAGTTGATTGGAGACGAATATAATTTGCAACCAGATCCGGTTGCGCTTTTAGAGGCAACGGAAATACTGTTACAAGATGGTTTTAAAGTGCTCCCTTACTGTACCGATGATTTAGTATTGTGTCAGCGTTTAGCCGCATTGGGGTGTGAAGTATTAATGCCTTGGGGAGCACCTATTGGTACTGGTAAAGGCTTGTTAAACCCATATAATTTATCGATGATCCGTCAGCGTTTGCCAGATATGACACTTATTGTTGATGCTGGACTTGGTTTACCTTCACATGCCTGTCAAGCGCTTGAAATTGGCTACGATGCGGTATTACTAAATTCGGCGATTGCGGGCGCAGGGTGTCCGGTAAAAATGGCCAATGCATTTAACCATGCAGTACGAGCAGGGCGCGCGGCCTATGTTGCACAAGCTATGCCTGAAAAAGAGGTTGCAGCACCTTCAACACCCACGATGGGTATGCCGTTTTGGCATCAAAGTAACTAA
- the thiS gene encoding sulfur carrier protein ThiS, whose amino-acid sequence MKITFNGQVMECNAQSLQAFISATDAKEPYAVALNGQFVPRSQCQSTILSEGDSIELLSPIQGG is encoded by the coding sequence GTGAAAATAACATTTAATGGTCAGGTGATGGAGTGTAATGCACAAAGCCTGCAAGCTTTTATCAGTGCAACGGATGCAAAAGAGCCCTATGCAGTGGCTTTAAATGGTCAGTTTGTGCCACGCAGTCAGTGCCAATCAACGATATTGAGTGAAGGGGATAGTATAGAGTTGCTATCACCCATTCAAGGTGGGTAA